tacgagtatacttgcagtataaaactactacactagtagtttactgagactatacttcaaagtgtactaaaaatgctgcTACGCGtattaattagtaaactatcagtatacctataatAGGGATGTGCCCGAATCCAAATACGGTATTCGGAAAGGTAATGATGTGTACTACGGCAACCGTAAAGGGAATAAATACGAGATATACGAGAACAATATATTTCAATGCTTTCAGGGAGCCGTTATTAATACGCGGGACATTGAAATCACTTATGAatgcacattttctttttagtttcacttttgaaattcGCGATCACACACAGCCATGTACTACAGAGCGGCACTACTTACGACACATTTCACAAGATCAGGATCTGCAAAGTGGCTCCGTAGAAGGCATTATTCGTTTTCTGTGCCTTTCCGAATACGGATTCGCTATTCGGGCACATCCCTaacctataagttcacttttagtataattgcagtacaagctaaaaaccttgatgtaaactagttgtgtactcaaagtttactactgttatacttaaagtatagtTTTATAcactagaaagtgggccaatttagtccggaggagtattgaaatagtacacttacaagtatactactagtacactgatatttgtatacttattacataaagtatacttacaaatatacttaaagtttacttaagtatacttaataaaataaacttgaaggatactactttttggtaagggcAGGGTTGAAACTTTGCtagaaaaacacaatttttcaaaaataactCTCTTTTTTCTTATAAACTCAACATAAGTTTGTTCGACTGTTTTCGATTGATTACGGAACTCACAAATCCAACAGTGTTATACCACAAACCATAGCAATGAAAAATCATCATCCTGTGACATTAAAAACCATTGAAATGGAGACATTATTTCATCTTTGAAaagtaaaacacaacacagatgCATGGTTGCTCTCTTgaagcaacacacacacacacacacacacacgtgaaaCTATTAGTAAATTGTTTAATGTcatattacatttttcttaaaatcagcattttaaaaatgtggggTGACGAATGAAGTTCAAAAAGTACAAGACTATTTTACTTGAATGTCATAAAATCACGCTGAATAATATGAGCTTTAAGagtttaaaatgatcatttttaccACTAATTATTAACAAGCtgtaacttaaaattaaaaacaaatttcacaattaacaATTAAATGCATGACAACAAAAACACCGAAAtacagaagaacacaaatgcTAGGAAGAGCCGGAGCTACATGAGGAAAacaatgaaattatttattgacTGTGTGATCATTTGAATTGAAAGGTCATTttgatagtaataataataataataataatatctaattTGATTAATCAGcacagtttcactgatgatcCAGACCAAACCAtaaacccaggatagagcggctgagtgaatgtggtctggagtgtgtggatgaggctcattgtgtcagagacgctgtagaaggacagagttcctgctccgtgatccacaaacactcctATTCTACTGATGATGGGCTTCACAGAGAGATCAGTCTTTATCTTATTGTGTCTGAATAAGTATCTGGAGGGAGAGCAGCgcaaactccaggactgatcattagCTCCAAACCTACACTCATCACCCGttcccttcctgctgatgctcttatatgacactgatatatcCACACCATAATCTCCACTCCACTCcagctcccagtaacagcgtccacacacactctctctacacaacacctgatACCAAaaatcaaatctgtctggatgatcaggatacggcTGATCTGTGTCAGTGAAAGTAATCTCTCTGTTGCTCTCAGACAGACGGAGGAGTTTATTCActgtgttcagatccagagtgagctgatgggaatctgatggagataaaacacatcagaatcaggaattatgaatctgtttgatcttttcatgtAGCTGAGCTCTTCatgttcagtgtatcatcagtgtctcagtacaGATGAGCAGATATCTGCGCTAATCATCATTTACATCATCAATTATAAACTCTTCTTTCAGCTTctacagaagaacatgaacacactcagggagtttttctgcttgttttcttactgacttacattgtaggAAGTGGTTCCTGGTTCTGGGAACAATGTTGGTGAATGTTTCtgtggaaatcaacagacatgaacagtgtgattctcatgatcctgcatccattcctaagacatttctaatatgatgttctccatgatatgagatgatgatggactggtttctgagagcagatgaatctccaggactttacctctgtctgagatcttcttgagctcctctttgcagaaatcCTCCAGTTTGTCTCTCAGCTGATGGACAGATTCTCTCAAAGCATCAGAAGAGACGAGAGAACTGAAGAGATCATCATTTACGTCTGTAGATTCAGGAGGAgctgagagagactggaaactctacagaaaacacaaatcaaaCTCATCAGCTCCACACTTCACCCAATAACCTGCTCCAACATCAGATTTGACTCGACTGATCTTTAGTAACTCAATCCAGCACTTTCACAGCATCAGCTTCATTCTCCTCATATTCATTACATCACATTAGAGCTACAGATTCTAGTATCTGACACTTACACTATATGTGAACTTTCTAGGAAATAGTTTGGATGATAAAACATCTGCTAAGAACATAAATGTCCATCTAACAGCTCGAGCACATCAATGGAGTCTCATtgaaatgtttctctgtgaGTCTGGTGTCACAGCAGGATCTGCTCAAGTCCACTATGATCCTGTTCTTCTAGATGTGTGTTACCTGCAGGAACTGGAtgtgatcctgtgtgtgtgaaagctgctccagctcagcgtctctcctcctcagatcattgatctcctgctccagtcgctccagtcgtccttcagctcgactcactgcttgcttttcctgatctctgatcagccgtatcagctcagagcggcttctctcaatggagcggatgagctcagtaaagatcctctcactgtcctccactgctgtctgtgcagagcgctgttaggacacacagtgattcaggcttcagtgagtctgaactgagacggagacaaacttctcttcttctccagactcaccttctgagactccacagcctctctcagctgctggagatctttctctctctgctggattcTCTGCTGGAGCGTCTTCTGCGTCTCCTTCAGCTGCTTCTGCAGGACAAACAGATGATAGTGAATCTCACAGAAAACTACTGGCACTAAATCATCATGTGATCAGATGAATCCAGTAAAAGTGGAGCTGATAACTAATGACTGTAGGTTCAAACtccagggcccgtattcacaaaacatcttaaggctaaaagtagctcataactcgctgatttaggagaaaatcttttaaaataatggGTGTGTCAGTCATAAATTTAGGCCATGATTATTCTGCTCTGTTAATTTAAAGGCTGTTTATATGCACATTCACTAATTGTTTACAAGAAGCATACATGTAAGAAGCTGACAATTAGCTGAACATATACTTTAGTGACTCTAGCCTgcgttttaaaatatttatttgaatgtggcaattaacatttttatttttaaaccttgaTTTGAATATGGCAACATAAAATCGTGCTCTACAATataaatctctgacagagactatcagccaatcactgtgtgcatagttaATAAGCATGCTGACATCACCCATAGCAACGAGGTCAACCCCGCCCCCTTACTCTAAGCTTCCCCCTCCCTATGAAATGTGACACCACtcggttacgtcatcatacaccgtcgctagctggctgctacgtcaccagagccgacaagtgttgatcacaaactttggatcgttttacaaacttgttaaagctgtagacatgcatggagtccattcaaggctagtctgcgggactgttgtgcaaatcagcgatgtaacgttagcgtcgcaaactagcgattttttaaaacgtttcaataagaacatggttgcaaatatatatgtacaggactgtctagagcacaaaacaagactgtcgtaatttttaaataaattatttaagccgaaaatacttgaatacttgatgatctggccgccattgttgccggtcgcgcagtgtgttctgggtaagTTACCCCTTGCTctggtttcaagtaagctcgcgaTCCAGCACTTCCGCTTAGCCCCgcccctcgatcaaaacgaaAACGTGCTGGAATAAAACAACAGCTTCCTATCATAAAGTAGTTATTAATCATGTAATCATATCTCTTGCCCTTCCGCatataaaaaagagaaatatttttctacacatgaaatatgaaagcatATCTATAATTATGAAGATAGGTTTTCTGTATATGTTTTTATGCACCtcatgccatttttttttttttttttaatcaataaagGATGTTTATGACACATGCAGGTATGGATCAGTCCATTGTAAAACACACAGAGTGCATGTCTGGTTATTATAGAATCAAAATCCATTTTAGATCAcaatcagaagttattacaagcacTCGCCcgtacgaaaattaaccatggttttactaaagtacctcaaattacatttaagcctagttattcaacaaacatctacaaaataaaaacagaatgacaaGTTACTATTCTATGATACAGGCTTTATTATAGCagttacatcatctgaaagaaaatattgttgtcacatgacaaaatgattcagaactataactttatttaaaaaatagtgatAAAGCACTGCAGTGGTAGAGATGGTTTTCTGCtaatttacaaaaacagcaaattgtttcactgtaataatgcattatctctttggaaattaattacatgttgtacaaataaacatgacttcGTGTTCACACATAACATCACCGCCGACCTCTTTAACAATATCTCATGCAGGGCTGCATGCAACTAACTATTTTTTTTGATAACCAATttatttgtagatttttttttattaatactagtAATTGgatgagaaataaataaataaataaaatataaacatatttttttactaaaaataattttaatccattattttaaagaatgtcatTTCACATCCTGcctatgaaaacaaatataatgaaTGTCTCTATGTAGGTTCTGCTGTACATTATAAGTGTTACGAGTCGTGGGCCTGCTCTTCTGTctgactgccacaagaggtccCCTGCCATCATACTGACTTTCAATAAGCCTAACAATAAGcattaaagtgttaaaatacaaaCTACACCtaaaaacctaaaaacaacagattgcttgttattttgaaacagaatttaaaacaatttaaacaaaaaaacacaatgttaactTGTAAGAGGTACGAGgaacaaacacaatcattcGTCTGAACAGagcaattatattatattatattatattaatggaGAATTCCAACAATAGTGCCTTTACTGTTACTGCTCTCATAAATATGATTACTTGTGTTACATGTAGGGTTTTAAACCTACACTTAATTTctaacaaaacaatattttagtCTGAATTATGAGCGGTCTGTTTGCTTTGATGCACTATTCAAATTGGttgatgattattttaattatcgaTTAGTTGTTGCAGCCAGGCCTAGTTTTATATGACCTGTAAACACAAGCCCAACACAAGCAGATGTGTGCAGTCCATAGCATGAACAACCTTGATTACAATATcaataaagctaaaaaaaaggttatttaatTGGAAAAGTTTTACACGTACtacaaaatacattcacaaGAAATGAGAAGtacttttaagaatgtttaaaatgatttcaactCACGAGAAGATTTCAGTCATTTCAGGCCTAAAGCAAGCTGATTTATTCTACATCGAGTCACCTCACGGGGCCGATGAAGGACAGATGAATCCTCCACACTTTTACTTGGTGAAGGAAATGCCCCTCTTTTCAGAAACTTCTCATGCTGCATACATGGCAGTAGTGGTCAGTATGAAGTCTATCATATAGTCCAGTAGGTTACAGTCCTTCTTGATCCTCACCCCATATGGtctcaggacctaaaaatgagaagaatatatatatatatatatatatacacaatattaataaacagcttGCTGGAATACTCAGTTGTTATTGGTCAGTTGCACACTCtcatctacactcttaaaaaaaggtACCAGGAAGAACCAAAAAGGGGGTTTTGCGGTGATGTCACAGAGGAACCTTTTTGGCAGGTTAATGTCAGTACCTCATCATCCACTACTATGCCCTTTTTCATCCCGTGGAAACTGCCACTGCTGGTTCAGAGAGTTCCCGCTTTCACAGTCCTTCTGATGAATGGTTGAGGCTGGGTACATAGGatcctgtaaaaaatacaaaaaaaaaacaacctttcaTTAGTTTCTTAATTTTAATAGGTTTAGCACAGGTATAATGATGCAAAACGATAATGGAAAGGTATTTTTAAGCTGAACAGCAGTCAGAATGGAAACAAAATCAAAGTATTTTCATGCATCCATCTATTCACTCTCCGAACCACTTATCCTCTCTAAGGTCTTGGGGGCTGAAGACTATCCCAAATCCATCCAATTAATGGTATTTAAGCAATATAGTAACAATTGTTATACAGTAACTGTCAAGATTTTGGAAACATTACagtgttttgtgaaaaaaaaaatcttctgctcaccaagtctgcatttatttgatcaagaatacagagaaaatagtaatattgcaaaatataattacacgttaaaaagaacagttgtctattttaatatattgtaaattgtaatttattcctgtaatcaaagctggattttcagcatcattactccagtcttcagtgtcacatgatcttcagaaatcatctaatatgatgattttctgctcattttcagtcatgtggtgaatttggccaatcCTGAAACAGCTGTGTGGTCATGACCGGCATGCACTTCTTCAAGTCAGCCGCCGGTCGGTTTTCATGGCGCcacatgaagtcgaacacacctaaacACACCTAATGAGAACAAGACACATGGACaagacaaccaatcagaacatgacacaTGCACTTGGCAGGATAACATGAGGATCAGAGGAATCACATGACAAACCAGGACTGAACTACaaaattaaacacaaacaaaacccAAACCAACGTGAAAGCCatacttaacttttttttacaataagcATTTGAAAAATGTGGGGTGACAAATGAAATTCAAAAACTTCAAGACTATTTTCCTTGAACGACGTGAAATTGCATGTTGAATAATATGAGCTATAAGTTAAAAGTGAAATTTCAtgtgattttcatgttttaacgTTATCAAGGTGTAacctaaaaataacaattaaatgcgttggtaacactttataatttataataagtTGCTACAAAGAATCCTTCAATCCTTCAGGAGATTTGGCACTTTTCCATCCATTGTTTACAGTTACAGTATATCAAAAATGTCTTGTGATTGGTGAAAATGTATACCAGATTTATAGCAGTGCTGATTATCCTGCAGACCTGATAAACCAACATTTCATTCCTCTATACACCTGTATACGACTGGAATGACAAACTTACATT
This portion of the Onychostoma macrolepis isolate SWU-2019 chromosome 02, ASM1243209v1, whole genome shotgun sequence genome encodes:
- the LOC131527527 gene encoding tripartite motif-containing protein 16-like, which encodes MAARSSSIQKQLKETQKTLQQRIQQREKDLQQLREAVESQKRSAQTAVEDSERIFTELIRSIERSRSELIRLIRDQEKQAVSRAEGRLERLEQEINDLRRRDAELEQLSHTQDHIQFLQSFQSLSAPPESTDVNDDLFSSLVSSDALRESVHQLRDKLEDFCKEELKKISDRETFTNIVPRTRNHFLQYSHQLTLDLNTVNKLLRLSESNREITFTDTDQPYPDHPDRFDFWYQVLCRESVCGRCYWELEWSGDYGVDISVSYKSISRKGTGDECRFGANDQSWSLRCSPSRYLFRHNKIKTDLSVKPIISRIGVFVDHGAGTLSFYSVSDTMSLIHTLQTTFTQPLYPGFMVWSGSSVKLC